A portion of the Candidatus Pristimantibacillus lignocellulolyticus genome contains these proteins:
- a CDS encoding dCMP deaminase family protein, whose amino-acid sequence MDKSVRKDWDTYFMDIAYMVSTRSRCHRRHVGSVLVQGKKLLGTAYNGAPMGVEDCEEAGCMITEEYEVVHDDQGTEKMIKKQRCIRTIHAEQNLLLFTDRIDREGSVVYVTDQPCWTCANMLANSGVKEIVYHRPYKKDDIKVRHLMEQVGILFRSLDLYEPPALAAMEIQQ is encoded by the coding sequence ATTGATAAATCAGTTCGTAAAGACTGGGATACATACTTTATGGACATTGCGTATATGGTTTCAACTCGTTCAAGATGTCATCGTCGTCATGTAGGGTCGGTACTTGTTCAAGGTAAAAAGTTATTAGGAACCGCTTATAATGGTGCTCCAATGGGAGTAGAAGACTGCGAAGAGGCAGGTTGTATGATAACAGAGGAGTATGAGGTTGTACATGATGATCAAGGTACCGAAAAAATGATCAAAAAACAACGTTGTATTCGTACTATTCATGCGGAACAAAATCTTCTACTATTTACAGATCGGATCGACCGAGAAGGATCTGTCGTCTATGTGACAGATCAACCATGTTGGACTTGTGCTAATATGCTTGCCAACAGTGGGGTGAAAGAAATTGTATATCATCGACCTTATAAGAAAGATGATATTAAAGTAAGGCACTTAATGGAGCAAGTTGGCATTCTATTCCGTTCCCTTGATCTATAT